In Euphorbia lathyris chromosome 9, ddEupLath1.1, whole genome shotgun sequence, the following are encoded in one genomic region:
- the LOC136207472 gene encoding large ribosomal subunit protein eL22z, with translation MCRGAGTGTKGKKKTATFTIDCTKPVEDKIMDIASLEKFLQERIKVGGKAGALGDSVTVSREKSKITVTSDSNFSKRYLKYLTKKYLKKHNVRDWLRVIASNKDRSIYELRYFNIAENEGEEED, from the exons ATGTGTCGAGGGGCGGGAACAGGAACTAAAGGTAAGAAGAAAACAGCAACCTTTACAATCGATTGTACAAAGCCAGTGGAGGATAAGATAATGGACATTGCTTCGCTCGAGAAATTCCTACAGGAGAGAATCAAAGTTGGAGGTAAGGCAGGTGCTCTTGGTGATTCTGTCACTGTCTCCCGTGAGAAAAGCAAGATCACCGTCACCTCTGATAGCAACTTCTCCAAGAG GTATCTCAAGTACTTAACAAAGAAGTATTTGAAGAAACACAATGTGAGGGATTGGCTTAGAGTGATTGCATCCAACAAAGATCGAAGTATATATGAATTGAGGTACTTCAATATTGCTGAGAATGAGGGAGAGGAGGAAGACTGA
- the LOC136206926 gene encoding uncharacterized protein, with protein MADTKSKVQSIREWIVEHKLRTVGCLWLSGIGGSIAYNWSQPNMKTSVRIIHARLHAQALTLAALAGAAVVEYYDHKSGTKAERYAGYIPHKDSK; from the exons atggcTGATACTAAGAGCAAGGTTCAATCCATCAGGGAATGGATTGTTGAGCATAAACTAAGAACTGTTG GGTGTTTATGGCTAAGCGGTATTGGGGGTTCAATTGCTTACAATTGGTCTCAGCCAAACATGAAAACCAGCGTCAGGATCATTCACGCTAG GTTGCATGCTCAGGCGCTCACACTGGCTGCATTAGCTGGTGCTGCTGTGGTAGAGTACTATGATCATAAATCTGGAACAAAGGCGGAACGATATGCAGGATACATCCCGCATAAGGATTCCAAGTGA